Proteins from a single region of Cydia amplana chromosome 17, ilCydAmpl1.1, whole genome shotgun sequence:
- the LOC134656149 gene encoding uncharacterized protein LOC134656149, translated as MNELEIVDERPDRVITKQLEKPGDYNVVPYEDARCKVRLSDVTCTNAAGDCEIEPESRVFSKSFDGIVLIGDSDSFIDKDFELILQRMCRGETCTAKIVYKDAKGELVKEISCKIELLEAMDEMLVADWSWDRLYEAALHHKARGVELVKHKRIADAFRRFNKALKMLVAIEPIDPEKIDEATVKEMVDTKIKLLNNLTHCQLHYEEYQAALDLCTCTLKYDKDNIKALYRRAVANYGLQKYEEAWLDIQQVLKLDPNDKAAQQKALLIEPKMSTINKEYKNVIKKMFR; from the exons ATGAATGAGCTGGAGATAGTGGATGAACGGCCCGACCGGGTCATAACAAAACAGCTCGAGAAGCCGGGCGACTACAACGTCGTGCCGTACGAAGACGCGCGCTGCAAGGTCCGGCTCAGCGACGTTACCTGCACCAACGCAGCTGGAGACTGCGAGATAGAGCCCGAGAGCCGGGTGTTCAGTAAAAGCTTCGATGGTATAGTTCTAATCGGTGACTCGGACTCTTTCATTGATAAAGATTTCGAGTTGATTCTACAGCGTATGTGCCGCGGCGAGACGTGTACGGCTAAAATAGTGTATAAAGATGCTAAAGGGGAGCTTGTAAAGGAGATAAGTTGTAAGATAGAGTTGTTGGAAGCTATGGATGAGATGCTAGTGGCAGATTGGAGTTGGGATCGGCTGTACGAGGCGGCTCTGCATCACAAGGCGCGTGGAGTAGAGCTGGTGAAGCACAAAAGGATCGCGGACGCCTTCCGTCGCTTCAACAAGGCACTGAAGATGCTTGTGGCCATAGAACCCATTGATCCGGAGAAGATTGATGAGGCTACGGTTAAGGAAATGGTCGATACCAAG ATAAAACTGCTCAACAACCTCACACACTGCCAGCTCCACTATGAGGAGTACCAGGCAGCCTTGGACCTCTGCACCTGCACCCTCAAGTACGACAAGGACAACATTAAAGCTCTGTACCGCCGGGCCGTAGCCAACTATGGCCTACAGAAGTATGAGGAAGCGTGGCTGGACATCCAGCAAGTGCTCAAACTGGACCCTAATGACAAGGCAGCGCAGCAGAAAGCTCTGCTGATAGAACCTAAGATGAGCACCATTAATAaagaatataaaaatgtaattaagaaAATGTTTCGATAA